The Eurosta solidaginis isolate ZX-2024a chromosome 4, ASM4086904v1, whole genome shotgun sequence genome includes a window with the following:
- the LOC137248333 gene encoding sepiapterin reductase-like — translation MSSKRADLSKRTFFILSGVSNSLSKSLAIEMLQNFSEGSVVLLIDRSEESLQEVKKEIEFVERDINIICWLVNSWQEANHDYFRCGLANILHKYVTAKCEFELAFILHNEGNMATDKLMEPQSAADWLSFVQEHLHAPVALNQAFLTAPHFSKTPKLVVNITSTLMIRPFIYSSLLCSCMKSRDMYFRSMANEETCNDVNVISYSPGIFDSHKPQTDLNDNKVDLLDLNLSEKLLKLPRVDVQQSSLKLLNILEEMSFISGHEVDYYDTFNL, via the coding sequence ATGTCCTCCAAAAGAGCGGATTTAAGTAAACGCACTTTCTTTATATTAAGTGGCGTATCCAATAGCTTGAGCAAATCTTTGGCTATCGAAATGTTGCAGAATTTCAGTGAAGGTTCCGTTGTTCTACTCATCGATCGTTCTGAAGAAAGTCTACAAGaagtgaaaaaagaaattgaatttGTTGAACGTGACATCAATATCATTTGCTGGTTGGTTAACTCGTGGCAAGAGGCAAATCACGACTACTTTCGCTGTGGACTCGCCAATATTTTGCACAAATATGTAACCGCCAAATGTGAATTTGAACTCGCTTTTATATTGCACAATGAAGGAAATATGGCTACTGATAAATTGATGGAACCACAATCCGCAGCCGATTGGTTGTCCTTTGTACAGGAGCATCTTCATGCACCCGTTGCCCTCAATCAGGCTTTCCTAACGGCTCCACACTTTTCGAAGACCCCAAAATTAGTCGTCAACATCACGAGTACACTAATGATTCGTCCATTCATTTATAGTTCTTTGCTTTGTTCCTGCATGAAATCGCGAGATATGTACTTTCGTTCAATGGCTAACGAGGAAACTTGCAATGATGTCAACGTTATCAGTTATTCACCAGGCATTTTCGATTCACATAAACCACAAACCGATTTAAATGACAATAAGGTCGATTTGTTGGATTTGAACTTGAGTGAAAAGTTGTTGAAATTACCACGTGTTGATGTGCAGCAATCTTCGCTAAAGCTATTAAATATTCTTGAGGAAATGTCTTTCATCTCTGGACATGAGGTTGACTATTATGACACCTTCAATCTATGA